Proteins from one Microbacterium faecale genomic window:
- a CDS encoding ROK family protein, translating into MGTGSTLRFAAQTDEVTSLLRIVNLVRTREAVTRPEIGRLTGLGRGVVTQRIDHAIDMGFLEDADLAPSTGGRSARTLRFRAERGRIIVCALGAQHIHVGITDLEGNIVDDTHVVWQIAQGPQATLERAIVLVDELVTQHGERDVWAVVVGLPGPVDFATGRPVAPPIMPGWNEFDVRAPFEERYEAPVWVDNDVNMLVLTEREGRRAPHEDMIYMKIGSGVGSALLSRGRLHRGANGSAGDIGHVRIAGAEEQCRCGKTGCLEAVAGGWALIRDAERAIADGATSVLADRVAAGEPLQPEHITLAVRDGDALALKLVQTSARVAGDALAVLVNMFNPKTIIIGGAIASAGEVMLAEVRQRIYELSLPLATRDLVIDTSRKDQSAPISGGAELAIEELFETTFPRWFADARPSPALTRV; encoded by the coding sequence ATGGGCACCGGATCTACGCTGCGGTTCGCCGCACAGACCGACGAGGTCACCAGCCTCCTCAGGATCGTCAACCTCGTCCGCACACGCGAAGCGGTCACCCGGCCCGAGATCGGGCGCCTCACGGGCCTCGGCCGCGGCGTCGTCACGCAGCGCATCGACCACGCGATCGACATGGGCTTCCTCGAGGACGCCGACCTCGCGCCCTCCACGGGCGGACGCTCGGCGCGCACCCTGCGGTTCCGCGCGGAGCGCGGTCGAATCATCGTCTGCGCGCTCGGCGCGCAGCACATCCACGTCGGCATCACGGATCTCGAGGGGAACATCGTCGACGACACGCACGTCGTCTGGCAGATCGCCCAGGGCCCCCAGGCGACGCTCGAACGGGCGATCGTGCTCGTCGATGAGCTCGTCACGCAGCACGGCGAGCGCGACGTGTGGGCCGTGGTCGTCGGCCTTCCGGGCCCCGTCGACTTCGCGACCGGCCGTCCCGTCGCGCCCCCCATCATGCCCGGCTGGAACGAGTTCGACGTGCGCGCGCCCTTCGAAGAGCGGTACGAGGCGCCCGTGTGGGTCGACAACGACGTGAACATGCTCGTCCTCACGGAGCGCGAGGGCCGCCGAGCGCCGCATGAAGACATGATCTACATGAAGATCGGCTCGGGCGTCGGATCCGCCCTGCTCTCGCGCGGCCGTCTCCACCGCGGCGCGAACGGATCTGCGGGCGACATCGGCCACGTCCGCATCGCGGGCGCCGAGGAACAGTGCCGCTGCGGAAAGACCGGCTGCCTCGAGGCGGTCGCCGGCGGTTGGGCCCTCATCCGCGACGCCGAGCGCGCCATCGCCGACGGCGCGACGTCAGTGCTCGCGGATCGCGTCGCCGCCGGTGAGCCGCTCCAACCCGAGCACATCACGCTCGCGGTGCGCGACGGGGACGCACTCGCGCTGAAGCTCGTGCAGACCTCGGCGCGGGTGGCGGGCGATGCGCTCGCCGTGCTCGTGAACATGTTCAACCCGAAGACGATCATCATCGGCGGGGCGATCGCGAGCGCCGGCGAGGTGATGCTCGCCGAGGTGCGGCAGCGGATCTACGAGCTGTCCCTCCCCCTCGCGACGCGAGACCTCGTGATCGATACGTCGCGCAAGGATCAGTCGGCGCCCATCTCGGGCGGTGCGGAGCTCGCCATCGAGGAGCTCTTCGAGACCACCTTCCCGCGCTGGTTCGCGGACGCGAGGCCGTCGCCGGCCCTCACGCGGGTGTGA